Below is a window of Xiphophorus couchianus chromosome 1, X_couchianus-1.0, whole genome shotgun sequence DNA.
TTAACTGgtccattctaacacataaatattcTTTGGTATTAATCTTtctattgtagctctggctgtttcaggttattttcctgctggaaggtgagcCTCTGCCCAGACAAAAGAACAACATCCGTGTATCTTAATGCCGCCGCCGCCATAATGTTGTCCTCAGGGTTTGCAGTAAAAGTATAAATAGGTCCTCTTTCAGCTTTCTTTCTACTGCAGCTTTCTTCTAAGGCTAGACAATAAATGTATAACAATATATATCGTGATACATATGTTTGATAGAATTTTCAATTctcaatatatagaatattcactgaactctgatccagtaCCTCAGTACGGCCTTCTGAAGGATGTAGACAGAGGAAAGAATTTAGCTGTCCAACCTTGAGCTAAGCAAGGCTGGTTGCACCAACTAAGTCACTCGCTGTAACAAAAGAGTGCAGAAATTACAGAGTAActtgagcagcagcaggtttagGTTTTGCCACCATGCCTCATaactgcataaaaatacaaaacagcgTGGACTAAAAACTGGACTAAAAATAGGAACGTTTATGAAACTATCCTTCGTTCCCTCACTCAGCAACCTTGGGAGTAATTAATGTTGGTCTGAGAACTTTAGATCTGgctgtgttttaaatatttaaaacgaAAAACTAATCAttaattatcaatatcaactgatatgaaacgcttgCATCACATGTTTTCCAGCCATATCGTCCAACCCTACTTTCTTCCATGAGGGCTGGATTTGGGAAGTACATGAACAATTATTATCTGTTATTCTTTCAACTGATTTTTCCCTTCAGTGTTATCATGGCTGCTCCTTTGGTTATTGCTCTTTTTATCAAGGCAGGTCACTTTAGGTGGACATTTTGGTTCtcatgatgctttttgtttgCTAATGTTCATGGATGAACTATTTACCAATTCTGACTATAAATTGactggtgaaaaaaaacaatactgcaCGACATTCTGCACATGCACAGTTAAAAATATTCACCCTGCTACTCCCAACTTAGtgactttgttgctatatttacaAACTTTTTAGACTAAAAAATCGGTAAAGGCTGAAATTGGAATCAGctggtcaggctttttaaagaccTGCATGAAAAGGTTGAAGGGGAATGAATGCGTTTGCGAGGCTTTGCATGTTTATCAGGCTTCAAGCTGTTACTCTGCTGGGCTTCTCATCACtcctgttttttgttaatgttacTCAGCAGATTGTTCTAGCTTCTCTGTTCAAGCTGATGtatttttagctaaaatattaacaaaaaagcTACAGTTGTCGCAGCTGTGATAACGGTTCTCTGCGTGTGTGTTCCTGGTCATGgtgaaacctgggagtagtgtcAAGCTTCCAGAATTACAGGTAGTGAGAAATAATGGCTCATTAGAGTTATTGCTAGAGATAATTCTGCTGCAGAGAAAGCATCTTATCAGTCTGGATCATTGTAGTTTTGATACTCAATACCAGCAGCAAAGTAGATTTTAAGGAGTGGCTGTAATGAGAGTACCGAGAGAAAGTGGATGCATGAATGCATCGCTGGAGCAGAAAGTATATCGAATTTGTTTTACTTCGAAGATGATAGAAGTAGAAAATCACACATAtaaacaaggaatgcaaaagacacAGATTTTTGTACTACAATAATCGTAACATGCtcgaaaaggagtaggaagaagtacGAAACATATAAACTCCTACCCCATAAACTATTAATGCTCTCActacatgttcatgttttattgtttatactTTTTAAGTTACAAGGCAGTTTCTGTTGTGGGATCCAAATACCAGGACATTCAGCTGATTTGATCTAGtaagaggtgttttttttttatgtcaagcTCATTATATAGGTTCATCCAGAGTGTAGATGGGATCTGTTACTGGGTAATATTGCAATTATTTGAATATGAGGAGGCATCCACTTGTGTTCAAGATAATGGCAATCCAGCACCATTAACCAGATTAATCGGAGTTTggtagaaattatatttttacatagcAAATTTTCCTATGGCATTCTGTGTAACTGAATCATTAATTGAAAGAGGTAATAGCAGTGTGGCGTTCATCAGTGAGGTCATTCATTGTATGGCTCTTGTACAGGAATAACAGAGAATGTTTAACATGTTGCTTATAGTACATTTATCTGTGTTTAATGTGGACAAGATTGGTCCTTCCAGGTGTTTTTCATAGATGCGTACTTTGGTTAAAAAGTAGTTTGAAAATGATCTGGAATGGAAACTGAAATGAGAACGGCGTAgtactgaaatgattaatcgtgatgaatcgatgattgaaataatcatcaactcaTTTAGTAATTGATTGTTAACAGGAGCATACAGAataaaaaggccatttgctgaaagactGTGCcataattaaaccaaaactgtacaaaatatatacacattttgcatttgagatAAAAAAGTAAACCGTTGTCAGAAGCACATCTGTTCTTCTGTGGTTGAGTGGGAAGTTAAGTTATTCAGTTTACACAGCAAAAGTTGGAGTTTGTAAAGTGAACGGCAAGcagtgtaaataaaaagtttctctttttcctcttattTTGCTTTGGAATAGATACAAATGCATTGTATTTCCACAATGCATTTGTGGAAATACAATGATTTTGAGCTCTACTCTACTTGTTTACGCACTACCATTATTTTGAACACAACTATACATCCAGGTGACAAACAcgaaacagcaaaaaaaaactgagcgCCCCCTCAAGCGTCCTCCCCGGGGGTCATTTTCTCCTCCATTGATGTGGTTTCTTCCCTCCTCACTAACCCCATTCACATGGTGGGAAGTCAAAACAACCACTGCATTGCTGGAATACCTAACCGGTGCGGCGTGCTGGACCATAATTCAGCAACCACCACAGGTCTCTGTTGGTATTACTGGCGTGAGCCCACACAGTGACAAAGGAAACCCACTGAGCTGTTTTCAGAAATAACCCTGGGTTAATCATGATTTCAGTTTGGCCTTTTAACCAAGGCTAATGACTCACAATGGGGAGTAAAACACAATACAATATGGCTTGAAGGCAAAAATTCCTGACTTGGAAGTCATTTTCATGCATACAGTAAAAGTCATTGGATGCttatgagcttgttttatgaAGGAAATGTATATTAAATCCAGTTTTGATACAGTTTTATAAACCTGTATAAACCAGTTTCTCTACTGGTTTGTAATTCTGGCTCAATTTTTGTATATTCAAACACTAACTTGAATTCTCATTTATTCCCATATTCAATAGCTCAACGTCGAAGTAAAATGGAAAACCTCTTGGTtgacaaagtgtaaaaatgGCAAATTTCAGTAGTTACAAATGTCTGCTTATGGTAaggaaattattaattttaatgtcTTCTCAGAACATCACTTCAAAATGTCTCCTTCAGATTGAATTAAGTATGAAGACACTGCCTATAGTGTGTCCTATGCCACTTcagtaaaactcaaaattctaATATTTTGCAATCATGTCTAACCTTAAGTGTCTTTTCAGACAAAGGAAAATCTGTAACAGTTAAAATCTGGATCAGCAAATCGGGCTTTTTAAACATCGCTGATCGGCCAGAAAGCTGCTATAAGTGCACTGCTAAAAGATGTCGTTCATGGGGTTTTGCAAGGGTTGTAGAATATTTCAAAATGCCTTTTTaaccaacagaaaaacatgagggTGCTGATGCTAGTCTCTAAGTAGATCTACTTTCTAAAATACTGGTTGATAATAGGGAACCTTTAATTTCTTCCCTCTTATAGTTCCTCTATGACTGTGCAGGTTAATTATTGTCCAAATATACCACATACCTGTACAGTCACTGTGCAGCACACCACAGTCAACCTTTGTAGTGTTTACCAAGCACTGAGTGACTAAAGGCAAACTAATTTATGGCGTGAACCCTTAGACCTTCCTGTGAATAAGAAAACGGATTGTCAGATTGGTTTTAGGCTTTAATAACTAGCATAAGGATTCATATATATTTAGTTCATATCATTTAGTAACCTTCCTCTAGACTTCACCAGGTAATGCTGTGCTCTAGCCAGctataaagtaaataattattgtttttcatggTGTCGAGTTAGTAGACATGAAGTGTTTAAGAGCTGAGCTGTGCAGTGAGAGAGTGTTGGAGATACCCAAATTCATGTCATCTGGTCCTGCTTAGAGTGTGTGAGCATCACTGACGGTCAGGTCTCTCATATGCCAGTCACAGATGGGTGGTTCACATGAAAAGACGACTGGTAAAAGTGAAACGAGATGTAGAGCTCAGGCCCTCTCACACGCATGACCGCTCTGACCGAAAAGGCCTTGTGGCAGCGATGAAGGaaagatgtgtttgtgtgttcaaaCAGCCAGCGGTCGGTCATTTAAACACTAGAATCCTGCAGAATTTGCAGATGACACATTCGTACGTTTCGGCTTTTTAAGATATCAGAGGTGCGAATACGTTAAACTCGTGCCTTGTGGGAACTGAAAGGCGAACCGGTAGCGTTTTCTCGGGACAATCGatcctttgttttggtttcgGGATGGAGCGGGGAGTGGTGCTCAGCTGTCAGAACCTGAGAGCTGGAATTTTCATCAGCTACCAGAGCGGATACCTTTCGAGGTTGCTTTCACACACTCGGAGAGGGGGCAGATATTCAAAAAAGTGTCACTAACGCTCTATTTATAGAGCTCCTGCATCTAAATTGGATTGTGCTGAGTCCCATAAATGGAGAGAGTAAAAACTTTGAAGTCTTTTCAaaggaaaatggtaaaaataacatCTAAAACCCAGTGGGACGTTAATGACACGACCAATCACACAGATGTTAATGTTTAGCTGCTTGTTACATGCTAGTTAACTATTAGATTCAAGGTTCAGTTTCTTCCTCTGTAAGCCATGCTCTGCTGTAGTTTGTTGATAGCGTACACTGTGCCCTGAAAAGCTGTTCTCTTTTATGATGCtttgaaagtgtttttggtTCAGGATGTACACTTTTTGTTCTGTCCAAACCAGTCAGAGGGGTTCATTGTTGGcctaaaaatatgaaattccCAGAAACGGGGAGCGTTACCCTGGCCGATCAGCTCAGCTCAGTCAATAATGTCTTAATTCTGCAGAAAATCTTCAGTAAATTGTTGGAACATGAACAAATAGGAGATGATTCCAGGAAACCATAGAAGGATTAGACTCATACAAGCATTAAACCACAACTCAAAATAGTTGGAGGgagttctgttttctttgttcctctttttctgaaattcacCTACAGTAAATAAACTGGCcatttttgtttggttattttaattAACAGTAAAGGGTTGTAGTGGTGTCACTTAGTGATTTCTGATGCATCCATTCTTCTAGAGTCGATGACGTACCAGTTTAACTCTGTTTGAGGATGGGATCTGCAGCAGATATTGATCTTTGATTCAGatgcttttcaaataaatggGTAGTTAACAGATAGATGTGGTTTTAGGATCAATGTGAGTTGTTCATGATAACGTTGTAGtaaattcacttgtttttgcATTATCTGCAAACGCGAcaatattgtcaaaaaaaatgtgtaGTCAGGTATTAatcaagaacattttatatctATTGAGTAGAGATTCAGAGTTTTTGTCAATTCTAGAGCTCCAATTTCTGCTAGGTTTTCACGTGCTGATGCTAATTAGATAAGATtctgaattttctttaaaaactaattttagtaacgttaattttgtttttgttttttactgctAAATGTGTCACAATGTCACAACAGTATAATACGAGACAGATTATCTGTGAAAAATTCAagcttctctgccttctccccGTAGTCCTACTGTCATATACCGCTCGATCagagacaaccaatcagagccaagaggcgggtcttagtgctgttaATCATACTTGTGCCATTGTAAAACAGTTGACTGACATTTCaatcaaaagacaaaatgattacaTAGTTGATATTTTCAGCTTTCTCTAGCGATGAGTTAACACCAGCCTCTGTCTGGAATTGAAccaaaatatacagaaaacGTTTGGCAgtaattcatccatccaactgggattcaaacccaggaccttcttactGCAACAGTCCTTCCAACTTTCTATGATTGCTACCTGTGTATGAATGAAAATTATCTCTGCAAGatttgaaataaactaaaacggTTTCCTTTTGAATTGCTTCCAACCTGTCTGCATCCtctgacttcatttttaaacacctcaCTGATACTAATAGAAACCCTTGAGTTTTCTTCCATCatcttaaattcaaattcaagaATACTTTGTTAATCTCAAAGGAATATTTAATGTTGTTGAAactcattaatttaaaattcttcagagttattggtattatttcagcttttgcCATGTAAATCATGTGCTCCCAATCTGTTGCTTTTGGTGCAACTTGGTATGTTCATTCATTGAATAGAAAAGAAATGGCTTTTTGAGTTTCCGGCTACCTGATCAAGCCAGTAATGCTCACTTTCTGGTCAGCCTTAAGATTTTTCTGTGCATTTCTACTATGTAGTACCTAAAATGAGattgaaaatgttctccagTGTTAGTATTGAGTTTTCACATCACAACAACACTAATGATTCATGAGATTGTCACTGTTTGCTGAATGATTTTTCATCAGTTAGAATAGAAATTTCATGTGAACAATCTGCCAAGCCAACCATATGcttggtaaataaataatgcagaaTATCAGCTCACCACATGCACCTGCAGGGTTCGATGCAGCATAAGGAGGGGACGGTTTTGGCTTCAGCAAGATGGAAAAACCTGATTTTCAAAAGTCGACTTGCCAAGCGACTTGTTGGCTGTGGTGGACTTTTTCATCAGTGCGACCCAACGGGAGCAGTCAGAATCCCTCTTCCAGCAATGCCTCAGGCtgagagcaaaaaataaataaataaattggtcTCAAATTACATGATGAAACAGAATGTCAGGCATAGAAGCTGTTTCATGTGTGCCagccttaaaggggcagtattatgtaaaatcaattttttttagtttgtgttgctttgactctttcatgcatgttttagaaattctttaatctttCATGACAAGTATTCGACCCTGCCTCCACAcatcccccactcagctccctCAGAccagccagcagcaattagcaaacacctggtggtgCTGCACATCTGATGAActcattacaggagctactTTCAGAACAattttggtaaaaacattgttaaagggttaacagaggagtgctgttgtgatgacttcctgaaggcagaacTTCAGAAAGGGCAGTAGCATCTTAAAGAGACATAGGGCCACTTACAAGTCGTTAAATTAGAGAGTAAAATTTGATAGTCATTTAttgatatatacagtacagaccaaaagtttggacacatcttttaattcaatgagtttccttcattttcatcactattgacattgtagattcacactgaaggcatcaaaactatgaataacacatgtggaaatatgcactaaacaaaaaagtgtaaaacaactgaaaataccccttatattctagtttcttcaaagtagcaaccttttgctgtgattactgctttgcacacactctgcattttcttgatgagcttcaagaggttgtcacctgaaatggttttcacttcataggtcaacctgccctgtcaggttaataagtgggatttcttgccttataaatagtcatgaaaataaagaaaacccattgaattagaaggtgtgtccaaacttttggtctgtactgtatatactcggcatttttataactgaagttaacataagTACTGTATTaatgattgtgctacaaaacgACACTTGATTAGTGGGAACTTTTTATTTGCCTTCCATCTTCCTCTTCTCTACTTCgcctattttttttaacttcctctctcttgtgtttttcagaggaaGCTGATTACACAACATTTGGTACAGACTCACTGACCAGGAAGAAGAATACAGTGCTCTCGGCGGTTCTTCTGCGGCCTGACCCCAACAAGAAGAAGCCTCCAGTGATCATAAGCCTCCCGAAAGACTTCCGCCCTGTGTCGTCCATCATCGACGTGGACATCCTCCCGGAGACGCACAGGCGTGTCCGTCTGTACAAGCATGGTCAGGAGAAGCCGTTGGGTTTCTATATCCGCGACGGCTCAAGCGTGCGAGTGACTCCACAGGGCCTGGAGAAGGTCCCAGGGATCTTCATCTCCCGCCTGGTGCCCGGCGGCCTGGCTGATAGCACAGGCCTGCTGGCTGTCAACGACGAGGTTCTGGAGGTGAATGGCATTGAGGTGGTGGGCAAGTCTCTGGACCAGGTGACGGACATGATGATTGCCAACAGCCACAACCTCATCATCACCGTGAAGCCTGCCAATCAGCGGAACAATGTCGTTCGTGGCAGTGGAGGAGGCGGCGGTGCTGCCTCTGGTAGTTCGTCGGACAGTGGTGCCAGTTACCATGGCTATGTACCCCAAGGTGCAGCTGCCACCGCCGGGCCGACACACATCATCCAGAACTTCCCTGTTGGGGAGCTGGAGAGCGACGAAGACGACGAGGACCTGGTGATCGAAGTGGGGGGCGAGGCGGAGACCATTCAGCGCACTCCGTCGAACTACAGCATGCCGTCTCTGCCTCGCTACGAACCGCACCTCAATCTTCGCACCACCACTGCCGCCAATTCCGGCTCTGCCTTCTCCATAAATGCCAACGGGAACCTGCGTGGCAGCGGCGGATCTCTGACCAACACCAACGCCAGTTCCACCACGCCGTCCCCCGACAGAGCGAAGGAGAGGCGGAACCTGGAGGAGGAGGGCACAGTCATCACGCTGTAGACTGGGTTTCAATACACTGATCACTGGGAGGTGCAGCAGCGTCTGAAACGCATTCAGTGCCCTCATCTGAGGAGCACAGTTAGATGTGTATGTATTGAACGTGAAACACCACACCGTATGCTGCTCCCTACATGCCAGTCATCACGCTGGAGTGCCATAGTGGTGATCAGAAGGAACACAGAGCCACAGCTGCTTTCCAGTTCATCTCGAAACCAGTAGAGTTCACGGGTTTTAGCTTTTTAACTGGTAAACTCAACACCCTCATTTGgtcttcaaatattttcagtgaACTAGTTGGCTCCATGGCATTACAAACACTCTTTGCTAAGGATTCACCAATTCCGATTTTGGTCGATACCGTTTTTTAGATAAAATTGGCGAGTAAGATCAGTTTCTCTTGCAAATATCTGCTGATTGCTGatttcccaaaattaaggaaatcagggcTGATTTATCAGTGCACCCCTACTCTCTCTGGCTCAGTTATTAGTTGACAATTGCCTCCAATCACCTGCTTTTCATCCATTTACATTTACTTCATTCAAATGGTAAACACTACTTTCCAGCAACCTAGCAAGTTGTGGTTTTGATCGTTTTAACCACTGTTATTAtccttcttcctttttgtaCCTCATTATAAGTGTGACCGACTGCAAAAAGAAGgttatcattattattagatggcctcagtgaaaacattttactcttAAACCTGCTTTATTTTCACTGCTATTCATGGAGATTATTTTTTCCTTAGAAGACAAATTTTGAGTGGTGATTAACTCCAAAATAAGATATCTGTGAATGAATCACACAATCTGTCCTTCATATTGCACTCCTATTCTCATGATTGTCTCCTCTGCCACTTGGTCGACTTGTAAAATAATGTGAATGTGATTTTCATGGTTCTTTATGGATCAATATATTTAAGATTATTCAGCCATTTTCTAAATCATGCCATGACTTCATAAAGATGTGGATACAGTTTTTAGCGCCATTGGTGAAGATGTTCGAACAGCCTTAAGT
It encodes the following:
- the pard6b gene encoding partitioning defective 6 homolog beta, with the translated sequence MNKNHRVPSSRSLSAVEVKSKFGAEFRRFSLDRSKPGRFDEFYGLLQHVHRIPNVELLVAYADVHGDLLPINNDDNYLKAVKSANPLLRLFLQRKEEADYTTFGTDSLTRKKNTVLSAVLLRPDPNKKKPPVIISLPKDFRPVSSIIDVDILPETHRRVRLYKHGQEKPLGFYIRDGSSVRVTPQGLEKVPGIFISRLVPGGLADSTGLLAVNDEVLEVNGIEVVGKSLDQVTDMMIANSHNLIITVKPANQRNNVVRGSGGGGGAASGSSSDSGASYHGYVPQGAAATAGPTHIIQNFPVGELESDEDDEDLVIEVGGEAETIQRTPSNYSMPSLPRYEPHLNLRTTTAANSGSAFSINANGNLRGSGGSLTNTNASSTTPSPDRAKERRNLEEEGTVITL